The window ttcttaaacaaCCAGCCAAATGTGTTGAACTGTAACGTTTTTGATGCATCAACGCTCATTTTCCCTTCTGTCTTTCAGGTGATGCGCACGGGAACGAACCAGCGACCTCTGACTCCTGGGCAAGGACAACAGAGCCAGCAAGAATCACTAGCTGCAGCGGCGGCTGCTAATCCAGCTTTAGCATACACAGGAATGCCTGGTTGGTGTCAAACAGTCATACAGTTTGTGTCTTATCAGTGTATACGTGATTTAGGATATTATCCGTGGCTCTTTTTAATACATATTTTTACCTCCTAAGGTTATCAGGTTCTGGCTCCTGCTGCCTATTATGACCAGACTGGTGCTCTGGTTATGGGTCCAGGTGCGAGAACAGGTCTGGGCGGGCCAGTACGTCTCGTCCAGACCCCTCTCCTTATAAACCCCGCAGCAGCACAAGCTGGTAAGCACTACATCACCTTTACATTAAATACAGCGATGTTGACGTATTTATATTTGTTGGCGCCACCGTCTCCTTTAGCCGCTGCAGTGTCAGCATCCGGCTCCGGTAACAACATGTCTGGTCCTGCCAACGGGCTTTACCGTTCAATGCCGCAACCTcaaccccagcagcagcagcaggccccCCCACCGAGCAGCGGCCTGCCCTCCAGCTCTTTTTACGGCTCTGGATCAGTCCCCAACACGTCTCAGAGCAGCTCCCTTTTCTCGCATACATCTGCTGCACCACCTCCAAGCTCCTCCCTGGGCTTCAGCAGCACCGGCGGCTCCCTCGGCGTGGGACTGGGCTCGGCTCTGGGAGGCTTCGGATCTTCTGGTTAGTGCTGCACGCAAGGACACCAAAACTTGACTCTGTGTGCGCGTGTATGTATTTTGAATGTtctattttctatatttttcacAGTATCCAGCTCTACCAGTAGCAGCATATCTCGCAGAGACTCACTGTTGGCCAGTTCGGACTTATACAAGCGTGGAGGCAGCAGTTTAACTCCCATCGGACAGCCCTTTTACAACAGCCTTGGTTATTCCTCTTCACCCAGCCCCATCGGCCTCACACCGGGTCACTCTCCTCTTACTCCTCCACCGTCCCTGCCCTCCTCTCACGGCTCGTCTTCCAGCCTTCACCTCGGTAAATCCAGCAGTCACGAGCTCTTCCTAACACTTATTGTGCTGCAGTTGATTCAATTTTGATGTGTGTTGCACTTACTTTTCCTTGCACCAACAGCGTTTGGTCGTTCTGTGAACCCAGGTGGACTAACGAATGGCAGCGGCCGTTTCATTTCCGCGGCGCCTGGAGCCGAGGCCAAGTACCGAAACACCGGCGGCACCTCCAGCCTCTTCAATTCCAGCAGCCAGCTGTTCCCGCCTTCTCGGCCGCGCTACAGCCGTTCAGACGTCATGCCGTCCGGACGCAGCCGGCTCCTGGAAGACTTCAGAAACAACCGCTTCCCGAACCTTCAACTCCGCGACCTCCCGGGACACATGGTGGAGTTCTCTCAAGACCAGCACGGGTCCAGGTGAGTGAGATGGGCTCTCTGGTAGAAATGGCGTCTGTTTGGTCTGTCAATAATCCTTCCGACGCCTCCCTGTCTAGATTTATTCAGCAGAAGTTGGAGAGGGCCACGCCTGCCGAGAGGCAGATGGTGTTTGGTGAGATTCTGCAAGCCGCCTACCAACTGATGACTGACGTATTTGGGAATTACGTCATCCAGAAGTTTTTTGAGGTTAGGACTTTCACTTCGGTGGTTGAGTCAGTTTTGTCCGAGGTCTTGGTTCTGAGTCTGCGTTGTGTTGTGCAGTTTGGAAGCGCAGACCAGAAGCTGGCCTTGGCAACACGCATCCGTGGGCACGTGCTCCCTCTAGCTCTGCAGATGTACGGCTGCCGAGTCATTCAGAAAGCCTTGGAATCgatctcctcagaccagcaggTAATTGTAAGTGAGATTTCCATTCGTTTTAATGGTTTAAGCCATTACTGCGTCACAGTTGATCTCCTCGTCCACTTTAGCAGCGTGGTAATGTCGGCCCACTTGTTTTATGCACTTCAGAGCGACATTGTCCGCGAGCTCGACGGCCACGTTTTGAAGTGCGTGAAGGACCAGAATGGAAACCACGTGGTACAGAAGTGCATCGAGTGCGTCCAACCTCAGGCCCTTCAGTTCATTATCGATGCCTTCAAAGGACAGGTAAGATGAatgtcttttgttttcattaaaGAAAGGTGAATTCCACAAAGTCGTTCCTGCCCTGCAGTCCTCAAccttttttcttatttcttaGGTGTTTGTGCTCTCCACACACCCTTATGGCTGCAGAGTTATCCAGAGGATTTTGGAGCACTGCACCCAGGAGCAAACTCTGCCCATCCTGGAAGAGCTGCATCAGCACTCTGAACAGTTGGGCCAGGTGAGCGCATCTGTTTCAAGCTGTCGGGTTGATTTTTAATCCCACGTTGTTTACAGATGTGGTGCGCTCTGTCGGCTAGATGACCGCTGTGTTCGTTAGCATGTTTCCCTCCATATATGAGCATTTCATGTTTTCATTGTTACGTTTCTTTGTGGTCTGCTAAATCTTAAGTGCAATGTGATGTGTTAGCTGTCAttacatgttgttttttttttgttttttttgttcctaaTTAAACAACCACCCTGCCACCTCACTTATTTCATCTAGAAATTTCAAGGCGTATCATTGGAGATGACACCCAAAACATATTATACAGTCTCCCGTGATGCACTGTTCAAGGTCAGAGCAACTTGCGTCTCTCACAGATGCCCCTTTACTCGCTTCctctttccccttttctcttcttttgtgaAAACTCTGCTTTAACTTCTAGATAGTTCCCAGCCTTCCGGCTTCTGCAGGCCTTCCTCTAACCCATTAAGCCACCTTTtcacctccccccacctgctTTGTGCCACTGAGGATTCGCCAGAATCGTGCTTCCTCACTGTGTGACCATCCATCTCTTTGGCTCCAGTATTTCTTGATcaatcagttgtttttttttttgggttccaGCATAATTTCACTTGAATTGTTTGGTAAAACATCCCTAAAAGTAATCGTATGTCAGTTAAGCTATTCAATCCTTTCCAGtttgaagataaaagaaaattaaacctgtttttttacaaactgattgacagaaaatggatttttttttgccaaaattAAAGGTGGAGGTCAAATAGCCTTGCAGCAAATCACTGAATTGACTAAAATGCAGATGTGTAATTCATTGCTTGGCCAAGTGAAATCTTGTCTCCATGAGTTGTCTCTAAAATTACACCCGTAACTGTCTATCACCCGTTTCTGAAGGGGCAAAGATGCTGCTGGTTCTGTGATCTGGTAAGCTTCACGTCTGACCAGCAGCATCTCTTTTGTCTGACCTTCTGCAGTGATGACGTAAGGGTATTTGTTGAAACACAAATGGGGGTGTCACTCATTCTACCTATCATCATATAGATGCATGTTTATCGGACACCATTATAATCAGCGGTGACAGTTAGTGCATGAGAATCAGAAAAGGCGCCGCAGATCTTCTGTGGTCATCAGCTTTGacccctctgctgccccctgcaggatcAATATGGTAACTACGTGATTCAGCACGTGTTGGAACACGGAAGACCAGAGGATAAAAGCAAAATAGTGGCAGAGGTCCGCGGAAAGGTTCTTGTCCTCAGCCAGCACAAATTTGCAAGGTAAGCTGGTCATGATGTTGCCGCAGCTGTTGGTTGATTAAATTGCGTACACGACGCTAACGTACAACATCGCGCTGATgagttttttccctcccccagTAACGTTGTGGAAAAGTGTGTGATCCATTCGTCCCGGGCCGAGAGAGCTCTGCTCATAGACGAGGTGTGCTGCCAGAAAGACGGGCCCCACAGCGCCCTGTACACCATGATGAAGGACCAGTACGCCAACTACGTCGTCCAAAGAATGATCGACATGGCCGAACCAGCGCAGCGTAAAATCATCATGCACAAGGTGGGTGAGGGCAGTTCAGGAGCGTTACAGGTGGCGTTAGGGTCGTCACGCCAACGTGTGCTTCAAGGGATCGGATGCAATTGTTGACTGGACCATTTTAAAGACCGTTTATGCCGTAATGATTTGATCAATTCCCTCGTAATTATGCCACTGTAATCGTTAAAGCTCGGATTGTTTTGGAATATTTGCTTATTGATTGATCGTTTGTGCTTTGGTGACCGTCCCTGCCCTCTGGTCCTCAGATCCGGCCTCACATCGCCACTTTGCGCAAGTACACTTACGGCAAACACATCTTGGCCAAGCTAGAGAAATACTACATGAAGAGCGGCTCCGAACTGGGCCCGATTGGCGGCCCCACAAACGGCCTCCTGTAATCAGATTTGCAGCCCAGGTCCTGTGAGGAAGCATGTGAGTAGGACcctcaaccccccctccctatGAAAGATGCTCTAGAGCCATAGGGACGCCCTCTCGTCATCTTGGGGAATCACCAAAAACAAGAGACAAATCGACTTCAACTGAGAATGCTGTGAGAACGGCCCCCCGCCGGTGTGGCCCCACATCAGGCAGAGGGTCCCCCCTCTCCCCACATACCGGGTGAAGCACAAACCCATTGTTAATGATGTAATTGATGTATTTGACTGGTTTTCATATTATCTTGtacattaattttttttttaccttgtaaATTctctgtagaaaaaaaaaaaaagcttacaCACATTTGCTGAAATTTACGATTCCTACAGGTAACACCAGCAAGTGATTTTATAAGGCTGAACTAAGTGATCCTTTAAAAGAATTCTTTGTTTTGTAACCAGACTTTTTGTCTAATTGAGCCTGGGGGGGttgaatattttatattattccATGAACAGTAAATGTTTTCCCATGCCAAAGCGCTCAATGGATTAGTTTGAACTAGTACTACGCAGTACTGATGGATGTTATCCAGTCCGTCCCCAGGTCAGTACTACGCATCACGTGCCACAGACTCCCAGAGGTCCTCGTGACCACTTTGAACTAGGATTTTTAGCGCGCCAGGCTTCATTTTGCGGTAGTGTTTCTTGCCTTGGTACTAATTACTTAATAATGGAGACCGACCAACCTGAGCTGCTATATCTCCTGAGCTTTCCTTTCCCTCATCAAGCTAATTGGGGGTCTCCCACAGGAAGAATTAGCTCCCGTTAACTTGATGCGGAGCGTGTGCTTTGGTTGTACAGCATAGTGGGGATGGGAGTGGGCTATGTGTCGGCATGCTGTGACGGGATTTTAATCCTTCAGatgatcagattttttttctttaacatgtTTTGTGTAGCATTCTTATGTCTGTAGTTTGAGATGAACACTGCCTAGAAAACGGTATCTTTCTGTACTAAATAATCATCTCTTAGAAGTAGATtaggctttctttttttttttcccccgtaaGAGTCAAATTATTGCTTTTGGATATCGGAGCCTCGGAAGAAGCCGTGGAAAGCTAAGCGTCTGACCCGGACCGCTCGTGATGATGGCTTCTTTTGCTTCATATGGATAATTGTAGAATACGTGTAGTATATGTGCAGTTAAGTGTAAGATTATTAGTTCAATGAAAACATGTCTAGTTGTGGTGTTTGACGGGCCTTGCTCTAAATTTGTAGTGTTGCTTTTATTTCGTCTGTACAGTTGTACATTTGTAAACGTTTATGCTGTAAATGGGATGTCTTTTACACTTTCTTGGGGGGGGAGATAAGGcaaaaatattcattttgatGTGTGTATATTCATCACTCCTTTCCCCTTGAACATAATGTATACAGTTTTATttgattgtgttattttaaagaGTTTATGGCTCCACAATCCGGCGCGgtttactttgtttttaattctgaAAGGCCTGCCTCTGCTCAAACTGGAGCTGTAACCTCCACTGATGTGTGACAGTTTCAAATCTAACAACACTCGACTCAGATCTGAGGCTGCTTGCAGTCCTCGCCGCTACAACGGGATCTCCACAGGATTTGACAATTATTTTTGTACAGAAGAGTGCTGTATTTTAGAACAGCTAACACCTTGTAAGCAAAAGTAATGTAAAATATTGTCAATTATATAAATATGAACATATGAGTTTTGTCACACTGTCAAAGTCATGTACATTTTCAGGTGGCCTTATGTACATTTCCAAATGTTAGATGAAGAAAAACTCCTTTTTGGAAGCAGAATTGTGACTATGTATGATTAAACTGTTCTAACATTTAACTGGTGCTTGAGTTTTTGTATTTGTGGATGTATTTCTTCACATTTGTGCAGGGTTGGGGTCCGAAAGTGACCTTTTCCATCCCACATTATGAATGTTGTAAAAGGAGACCAGTGGAGCAGGAAAAATTGGCACGAAGACCAGCTTCAAccctttttaaatgataaaaatgaatatttaaatagCTGTAGCTCAACATGTATGCATATGAAAATATTGACCTTTTTGACTTCTCTTGCCCTCTGCCTGCATGGTAACCAGAGTTCGGGGGTTATTAATTCATCTAAAACATGGATAACTAAGTTCTTGTTGTAAAGCAGACTCTAGTGCAGGATTCATTTCGGCTTTTTAAGAGTTTTTCTGTCAGATGAGCGTTTCCAGAGgcctttgttttctgtctctgctctaGGATTTGAATTTCAGCTCAGATGGTTTGACTTTTGAATAAGGAGGAATTTGTTCATGAGTGTTCTGCTAAAAATCCTTTTCTGGGCACGAGCACAATCTGGAATATCACAACTAGTGTCTTATCAGAACAAAACATAGTTCATCACACAAAATATTAAACTCTCAATTCCTctctggagagaaaagaaaccCCCTTTTCACAGTCCAAGCGGAGAGCCGCGTGTCGGTTCCTCGCTGCTATTGGTCCAGCCGCCTGTCAGTCAAAGTTAAAAGCAACGCCCGCCTCTTCCGCCGCGCCGTGTTGTTGTCGTGCTGGGGCCGCGTCGCTGGCGGTGGGCGTTCCTCCGCGGCCGTTTCGTTCGAGGCGGATTCTTCGTTGCGGACGAGTCTCAATGTTTCTCCCTACACTCGTGGAGGACATGCATCACTTTAAACCCAGTCGGGACAGATTGTACACCACCAGGTGTTGTGGATGCTGCCATGTGAGGACAGGCACCATCATCCTGGGGACATGGTACATGGTACGTAAGATGGttggttagcatgctagcgtTAGCAACCTGTTAAGTTCATGAGTtacataattgatgtcagccaTACAGTTGGTATCTTCTTCCTAGATTCCATCAATTATTACTTCAGAGAAGCATccgggttgtttttttattaagatGGTTTTGCGTTTATTAAATGCTTTGTTAGTCTGGTTATATTCCTCAAATGCTAGCGTTAgccgattttttttttttggggggggggggggttacaaaaaaagcacaaaacagcCTAAAATAGAAGCATCCAGCACGCTTGGAAGCTTCGTTTTGTAGTCCAAGTATCAATCTCTTTGGTTTCTAAAGTATTTGTGTGTGGCCGAATGTAAAGTGCAATAGGTTATTAAGGGTTAGCCGACTTTCCGCTAACTTGCTAACATTCGGCTGTCAAGCGCTGAATAATGCGCAATAACTCTGCACACCTCCCTTCTATTTAGCTGGGCATTGGTTTAGATCCTTACTTTTCAGACTAGCGAACCTCTGGTAAAATTTAAaccattgttgttttttctatttaatGTAATTCTCACCGGCTGTATTATTCCGCGTCTTTAAATCGGTTTATAAAGCGACCCTAGAAATTGACTCGATTCTAAACTTACTCCTGTGAAACTACTTTATAACCTTTTTGGTTTTGCAGTAGTTCCTCCTGTTTCGACTCTTTGCGCGTCAGATGTTCCACGATGCGGAGCCCTCTTTTTAAAAACGGGCATGTTAATGAAAGAGCAGCTTTTCGGTGGTTTTCTGCTGACAAAACCAGCAAATCGGGCAGAAGCACAGAGGAAAGACAATAGTGCGGGTGAGAGCCTGCAGTAATTACACAGTAAATGAGCTTTATGCTCAATAAGAGTGTTAGAATGCGAAATCAGGTTTCACTTCAGGCTAGTGTCTCACTTCTCTTTTCAAATGAAACAGCTGATTGGCGTCAGCTCAAACCAGCAAAGTACGTTGATGTTTCCGTCCAAACCTTGTTTTTATCTGCTCAGGTGGTGAACCTGTTGATGGGCATCCTGCTGACGGTGGCCGTGACCCACCCAGAGAACGTGCCCACCATTGACCTGCAGTATGAGGTCATCGATCATTACTTCGCCTCAGACAGGATGTCTGGTAATGTCCCGTCTTTATTTACCCATTCGGCAGACATTTAAAGCGTACCCTCAACATTCTTTCACGTTGTCTCTCCCGTCTGAGCAGTGAAACGTCGCTAAATACTTAAGCAGCATTTTTTGCATGAGgccattcttatttttttaattccccTCTTGTTCCCGCCATGTGACCGCCCTCCCTGGAGAACACAACTCCCCTCTGACTGCTAAACAGAACATGCATGAAAGCCGCTCTGTTGCGTTGTGGTGCAGTTTCTCAGCGTGCTTTGTACTGTCGTGAGGGTCCCGCTCGAATCCGGTGATCAAATCTGGCAACTATTTATGCCAGCGGAAGgccgatcccccccccctcccccttttcttgTTTGTTCTCTGGAAAACTGGCTCTGGTGAGACGACCGAGACCCGACGCATAACACAAATAGTTTCTCATTACTGCCGACATAAAAGccgcttcatcatcatccttttATAAATCCCAGAGCTTGGTTCCACTTGTGTTTTCAATGGTGGCAGATGATTTTTAGCCACACAACTTACGCCTAATGAATAAAGCATGTCTCTATGCTGGGTTGTTGCCGTCGCCGCTTCCAGGCAAGCGACATCCCAGCAGAGCAACAGGCAGAACAGGGGAAGGGCAGCGAGGACGTGATCgacggagaggagggggaatgTGATATACAGAGCTATTAATTAGCTCACAGTGCTTTAGCAACAGTAAACAGCTGAGTGCTTTAGTGCTCCACAGAGGCAGCTGTAGAGAATGAAGCTGACTGCTCACGTTCTCGCCCTGTTTTCCCCCCCACACAGAGAATGCCTGCGTTGGATTCGCCATCTCTCTGCTGATGCTCACCATCAGTGCGATGATGGTGTACGGAGCCATTACTGTAAGTGTCCTGCCCCATTaaccatttctttttaaagtctaTTCACAGAGCGGTCAGATGTGGCTGCACCGCCGAACATTTAAGCTGCGAATGTCAGCGAGATGTTATGAGACCCAAATTAGCCTCATTGTTTGTCTCCTCACCGGATCCGTGTTGTGCACGCCTGCCGTAACAGCGAGGGTACGACGCCGTGGGTTATTTGGGCCCACGTTTCAGATTGTACAGATAATGTGCTTGAAACAACAACCTGGCGCCGTTCCCGCGCTGCTGCTTCCACCTGGGCTGAATGGCAAGTGGCCCTCGCAAACCGGGATAATGACTCGGGAAAGAAGCTTTCTTCTGTGGAAGCCTCCAAATAtgcttccatgacaacagccgTGACAGCTTAGACAGACCTGGCGCCTCTCACTGTGTCTCATCTCTACCCCACAGGCCCGGCCGATGGCACCAGCGCCCACAGGTTTGACGTCCTCGACGTCGGTGCTACGTTTAGCTGTTAGCCGGAGTGACTGCACAGTTACAGCCTGGCACTCTTACAGGCTGGTTTCTCGGTCTGGAAGCGTTTTGTAGGCCTTGACTGTGCAGCCGTGCGTCCCCAGACAGCTGTGGTAGATTTCCCCTCCTCCCAGTGCAGCGTGGCGGCGCACAGCTGCTCTTAGAGATGTAGAACCCAAGACGTTAGTGTGAGAGAagcctcctctgtctcttcAGACGAGACCAAATGTGCTGATGTGTGTAAAGAGGCTGGCCCCTCTGAACGGCCCCGGTCTTTCCGATGAGTTCGGTCTCCACCTGAGcgcctccgtctgtctcccgCAGCATCGCGATGGCTGGCTCATCCCCTTCTTCTGCTACCAGCTCTTTGATTTTGCTCTGTGCTGCCTGGTGGCCATCAGCTCTCTCACCTACCTACCGAGGATCAAGGACTACTTGGACCAACTGGTCAGTACCCCCGCTCTGGTCTGGTTAAATGTCCAATGTGTGAGATTGCTTTATAATTGGTTGTCAGACCTTTTTAAGCAGCTGCTAGTTGCACTGTCAGTAGTGGCCAGGTGACGATTCcttaaagattttaaatttgTTGGTGCAGCCGGACTTCCCTTACAAGGACAACCTGCTGTCTATGGACtccagctgcctgctgctgtttgtgctggTCTTCTTCGCCTTCCTCATCATCCTTAAGGTAAAAACACGTCACCTCCGTCGGTTTAATGCTAAAGGGAAACCGATTCTGTTTGATGTCATTCTTTTTGCCCACCAGGCTTACCTGATCAACTGTGTGTGGAACTGCTACAAGTACATCAACAACAGGAACATGCCAGAGGTTGCTATGTACCCCGCCTTTGAGACCCCtccccaggtgtgtgtgtgcgcgcgaacGCGTGTGAGGGAACTGGTGTTGAGTATCAGCTGCAGGAATAGGTtgatccagcaggtggcgccaaaTGTCTAGTTCATTGTCGACTTTTAACATTCTTGTGGGGACATTTTACTGTCCGACACGGTGTACTGGGAGCTTATAATGGGATTCTAAACATTTTACATCTCATCATCTCTTCTAGTACATCCTGCCTACCTACGAGATGGCGATGAAGATGCCTGAGAAGGAGCCGCCTCCCCCTTACATGCCCGCCTGAGCACCAGCCCCGTCaccacagccacacacacacactcgcacaaacCCGTCGCCATATGCATTCCTACCCTCCCTCGCCTcatccgcgtgtgtgtgtgtgtgtgtgtgacgaaAGAAAAGGCCGTAGTTCAACACTAGTTCTGTGGAGCGCactagtggggggggggggggagactgaGATCTGCACGAATGAATGTGACCATTTCTAATTCAGTCAGGAGGGGATGTGTGGAAATGTTGAATGTTGTCACCATTCCAAACACCACCTTATCAATAGATTGATATATTACATGTAAAGAAAATCAACTTGACAATCCACGTCTTATAGCTCCTTTTGCTGAATTGTTCTGATTCCTAACGAGTAATATTTAGTCTGGTCCAGCTCGGCCTGCAATTGATCTTTGGGCACTTtagtcttttatttatttagcttcgCTGTGCTTTGGTTCGCAACCAGCCCCGATGTTTCCATCCCCTCTTCTGCACCGATGTGTTAGCAAAGCTAGTGACTCGTTTTCCAGAGAGTGAAGCGGCGGCGTAGACGGCGTTGCGGCGCCGTCGTCTCCTCCGCCATCGTCTCGTCTGGTGAACGTTTGCATGAATTCTCCTCCCGCTCTCATTTACTTTACTGCTAATATGATTTGAATCCCGTCGAATGACGCTACATTTCAATAAACATTTATATCATCGCAGTGGCTCCTGTGTTCCTCTCGCCGTGGTCGCCATGGCGATGCTACTGGAGGCGGCGAAAGATAACTTGAGGTGTAGGCGAGAGCAGCGAAGTAGGTCAGCGtcgtaaaaaaaaacctgttaaaTGCAGGAATTTCATGAA of the Takifugu flavidus isolate HTHZ2018 chromosome 19, ASM371156v2, whole genome shotgun sequence genome contains:
- the pum2 gene encoding pumilio homolog 2 isoform X11 translates to MSIPCSILGMNDVTWQETRGGMLHANGAPETGGVRVHGVAGQSPGVPHLQGMDRVVNPTPGTPQPPLSGRSQDDATVGYFFQRQPGEQLGGCTPSKHRWPTGDANHVDQLRAVDEMNYDFQALALESRGMGELLPAKKLWDSDELAKDGRKGMLLGEEWRENAWGSSHHSVSQPIMVQRRPGQSFHGNGDANSVLSPRSEGGGLGVSMVEYVLSSSPGDKMDGRYRNGGYGTGDGAPDGREKSDAQEKVSPFEEDKNQEMKVGEENDPAKANGRGLLNGMDRDCKDFNPTPGSRQASPTEAVERMGPSQSGLEMMVQHHPHVLQQHNHTQNKPPAEDFQNQEAQNMGGLEQQAGVESLQFDYAGNQIQVDSSGAAVGLFDYSSQQQLFQRSNPLTVQQLTAAQQQQYALAAAQQQHLAGLAPAFVPNPYIINAAPPGTDPYTAAGLAAAATLAGPTVVPPQYYGVPWGVYPANLFQQQPASSASHSASQQASNQGPGPGQPQVMRTGTNQRPLTPGQGQQSQQESLAAAAAANPALAYTGMPGYQVLAPAAYYDQTGALVMGPGARTGLGGPVRLVQTPLLINPAAAQAAAAVSASGSGNNMSGPANGLYRSMPQPQPQQQQQAPPPSSGLPSSSFYGSGSVPNTSQSSSLFSHTSAAPPPSSSLGFSSTGGSLGVGLGSALGGFGSSVSSSTSSSISRRDSLLASSDLYKRGGSSLTPIGQPFYNSLGYSSSPSPIGLTPGHSPLTPPPSLPSSHGSSSSLHLGGLTNGSGRFISAAPGAEAKYRNTGGTSSLFNSSSQLFPPSRPRYSRSDVMPSGRSRLLEDFRNNRFPNLQLRDLPGHMVEFSQDQHGSRFIQQKLERATPAERQMVFGEILQAAYQLMTDVFGNYVIQKFFEFGSADQKLALATRIRGHVLPLALQMYGCRVIQKALESISSDQQSDIVRELDGHVLKCVKDQNGNHVVQKCIECVQPQALQFIIDAFKGQVFVLSTHPYGCRVIQRILEHCTQEQTLPILEELHQHSEQLGQDQYGNYVIQHVLEHGRPEDKSKIVAEVRGKVLVLSQHKFASNVVEKCVIHSSRAERALLIDEVCCQKDGPHSALYTMMKDQYANYVVQRMIDMAEPAQRKIIMHKIRPHIATLRKYTYGKHILAKLEKYYMKSGSELGPIGGPTNGLL
- the pum2 gene encoding pumilio homolog 2 isoform X10, producing MSIPCSILGMNDVTWQETRGGMLHANGAPETGGVRVHGVAGQSPGVPHLQGMDRVVNPTPGTPQPPLSGRSQDDATVGYFFQRQPGEQLGGCTPSKHRWPTGDANHVDQLRAVDEMNYDFQALALESRGMGELLPAKKLWDSDELAKDGRKGMLLGEEWRENAWGSSQGGGLGVSMVEYVLSSSPGDKMDGRYRNGGYGTGDGAPDGREKSDAQEKVSPFEEDKNQEMKVGEENDPAKANGRGLLNGMDRDCKDFNPTPGSRQASPTEAVERMGPSQSGLEMMVQHHPHVLQQHNHTQNKPPAEDFQNQEAQNMGGLEQQAGVESLQFDYAGNQIQVDSSGAAVGLFDYSSQQQLFQRSNPLTVQQLTAAQQQQYALAAAQQQHLAGLAPAFVPNPYIINAAPPGTDPYTAAGLAAAATLAGPTVVPPQYYGVPWGVYPANLFQQQPASSASHSASQQASNQGPGPGQPQVMRTGTNQRPLTPGQGQQSQQESLAAAAAANPALAYTGMPGYQVLAPAAYYDQTGALVMGPGARTGLGGPVRLVQTPLLINPAAAQAAAAVSASGSGNNMSGPANGLYRSMPQPQPQQQQQAPPPSSGLPSSSFYGSGSVPNTSQSSSLFSHTSAAPPPSSSLGFSSTGGSLGVGLGSALGGFGSSVSSSTSSSISRRDSLLASSDLYKRGGSSLTPIGQPFYNSLGYSSSPSPIGLTPGHSPLTPPPSLPSSHGSSSSLHLAFGRSVNPGGLTNGSGRFISAAPGAEAKYRNTGGTSSLFNSSSQLFPPSRPRYSRSDVMPSGRSRLLEDFRNNRFPNLQLRDLPGHMVEFSQDQHGSRFIQQKLERATPAERQMVFGEILQAAYQLMTDVFGNYVIQKFFEFGSADQKLALATRIRGHVLPLALQMYGCRVIQKALESISSDQQVISDIVRELDGHVLKCVKDQNGNHVVQKCIECVQPQALQFIIDAFKGQVFVLSTHPYGCRVIQRILEHCTQEQTLPILEELHQHSEQLGQKFQGVSLEMTPKTYYTVSRDALFKDQYGNYVIQHVLEHGRPEDKSKIVAEVRGKVLVLSQHKFASNVVEKCVIHSSRAERALLIDEVCCQKDGPHSALYTMMKDQYANYVVQRMIDMAEPAQRKIIMHKIRPHIATLRKYTYGKHILAKLEKYYMKSGSELGPIGGPTNGLL
- the pum2 gene encoding pumilio homolog 2 isoform X3 produces the protein MSIPCSILGMNDVTWQETRGGMLHANGAPETGGVRVHGVAGQSPGVPHLQGMDRVVNPTPGTPQPPLSGRSQDDATVGYFFQRQPGEQLGGCTPSKHRWPTGDANHVDQLRAVDEMNYDFQALALESRGMGELLPAKKLWDSDELAKDGRKGMLLGEEWRENAWGSSRECLSHPCGSYFYTDLNHSVSQPIMVQRRPGQSFHGNGDANSVLSPRSEGGGLGVSMVEYVLSSSPGDKMDGRYRNGGYGTGDGAPDGREKSDAQEKVSPFEEDKNQEMKVGEENDPAKANGRGLLNGMDRDCKDFNPTPGSRQASPTEAVERMGPSQSGLEMMVQHHPHVLQQHNHTQNKPPAEDFQNQEAQNMGGLEQQAGVESLQFDYAGNQIQVDSSGAAVGLFDYSSQQQLFQRSNPLTVQQLTAAQQQQYALAAAQQQHLAGLAPAFVPNPYIINAAPPGTDPYTAAGLAAAATLAGPTVVPPQYYGVPWGVYPANLFQQQPASSASHSASQQASNQGPGPGQPQVMRTGTNQRPLTPGQGQQSQQESLAAAAAANPALAYTGMPGYQVLAPAAYYDQTGALVMGPGARTGLGGPVRLVQTPLLINPAAAQAAAAVSASGSGNNMSGPANGLYRSMPQPQPQQQQQAPPPSSGLPSSSFYGSGSVPNTSQSSSLFSHTSAAPPPSSSLGFSSTGGSLGVGLGSALGGFGSSVSSSTSSSISRRDSLLASSDLYKRGGSSLTPIGQPFYNSLGYSSSPSPIGLTPGHSPLTPPPSLPSSHGSSSSLHLGGLTNGSGRFISAAPGAEAKYRNTGGTSSLFNSSSQLFPPSRPRYSRSDVMPSGRSRLLEDFRNNRFPNLQLRDLPGHMVEFSQDQHGSRFIQQKLERATPAERQMVFGEILQAAYQLMTDVFGNYVIQKFFEFGSADQKLALATRIRGHVLPLALQMYGCRVIQKALESISSDQQVISDIVRELDGHVLKCVKDQNGNHVVQKCIECVQPQALQFIIDAFKGQVFVLSTHPYGCRVIQRILEHCTQEQTLPILEELHQHSEQLGQKFQGVSLEMTPKTYYTVSRDALFKDQYGNYVIQHVLEHGRPEDKSKIVAEVRGKVLVLSQHKFASNVVEKCVIHSSRAERALLIDEVCCQKDGPHSALYTMMKDQYANYVVQRMIDMAEPAQRKIIMHKIRPHIATLRKYTYGKHILAKLEKYYMKSGSELGPIGGPTNGLL